The sequence CATTCCTGTTTTTATCTGGAATGGGCCTGGTTAATATCCTATTCAATCCTCACGATGGCTCAGGATACACTAATGTATTTGGAAGCCACCGCTACATCTTCGTTTCGCCATTCTTTCTTATCGTTTTGCATCATTTCACTCATCGTACATACCAGTGGCAGCAATTGTTACTAGTGTTCTTATTGTCTAACGTTTTCTGGTTGTGCTTCGGTTCTTACCTGCACATCATGACGCTGGTGTACTTCAATTTTGGTACAGCCATTCTACTATTGTACATGCTGTATGCAAATAAAAAACTGACCTGGCCGGCTCTGGCTATTGCCGCAATAAATATTTTCGTACAAGTGCAAGGCTACCAGTTCTTTATCAGCGGTGTGTACACAGACTAGTCGTGACTTGTAACAATCTGAATGGATTTGTGCAGTCACCTGTTTATCTTTGGCAGCAACTAACAAAAATATTTTTTAGTCTATGAAACGTAACGCTACCGCCGTATGGAACGGCTCGGGTAAAGAAGGCAGCGGCCACCTGACCAATCAAAGCAATATCCTCAATCAAACACCATACTCTTATAGTAGCCGTTTTGAAAATGGTACAGGCACCAATCCCGAAGAGCTGATAGCCGCGGCGCATGCAGGATGCTTCTCCATGAAGTTGAGTTTTGTGCTAGGTGCTGCAGGTTTTACTGCCGACGAGATCAAAACCGACTGTGTCGTTACTATTGACAATGGTACGATCACTACAAGTGAATTAACGTTGCGTGCAAAAGTGCCCGGAATTGATGAAGCTAAGTTCAAAGAATGCGCTGAAGAAGCTAAAGCAAATTGTCCTGTGTCTAAAGTGCTGAACTGTCAGATAACGTTAGATGCCGCACTAGCTTAAATTCTTCAACAATTCATAAGTTTTGAAGCCTGCAGGATACTGCAGGCTTCATTTTTTTCAATGAGTTATGTCGTTAACCACATATTAACAAATCGATATGAGGATTATTATTGTGTATATCAGATGTTGATTCAGGCGCTTATTATTGTCGTTACATGAATAGCCGCTTTTACTGCCTCAACAGTGACGTATGTCATCTTGTTTATATGGTTTTTCGAGCTCAACTTTGACATGGAAAAACAGAGAAACTGCCGCTAAGAAAGAGGAATTCAGAGCGGGCGTTTCTGGCCTTCTTAACACTATTATTAATACGGAAAACCAGAGGAACTATGAGGTATAAAACCCTTGTGAGTATGAACATTGCCATAATTGGCGCCGGCAAGAATACAGAGGCTCTTGCTGAAGGTTTGGCGAACGCAGGTCATGATGTATTTATCGGGTTAAAAGATACAGAGACCTACATTAGTCCGAAACTGTTGACGTTTGAGAATATCTTCCTCGTGTCTGTGGAAGATGCCGCGCGCGAGTCGGATATCATCGTGATCACAACACCGGCAAATGAGATACGTGAGGTCGCGTACATGCTGGGCGATGTTCGTCGCAAGACAATTGCAGACCTTTCAAGTTTCAATTTTGTGCGTGCTGTGAGTTATAGCAATACACACAACGTTATTAAAGCTATCACCAATTGCCGCAACCTGGTGAAGTGTTATAACGTAACAGGTTATGAAGACCTGGTTAATCCTGATTTTATAGGCGCAACTACCGACATGTTCATGGCCGGTGATAGCAAGAAGTCAAAAGAGGTGGTGAAGCTATTAGCCCGTGACCTTGGTTTCATCGACTGCTGCGATTTCGGTGATGGTGATACTGTTCCAATGCTGGATGAAATGAGTAATTGTTGGAACAACCGCGCAGTGAAGCAGAAAATGGAAGCTAGTCTGGCCTATAAGCTTGTTAGGAAATAAACTTACCAGCCGCTGGCAAGTACATCAGCAATGTGCATGGTT comes from Polluticoccus soli and encodes:
- a CDS encoding OsmC family protein — translated: MKRNATAVWNGSGKEGSGHLTNQSNILNQTPYSYSSRFENGTGTNPEELIAAAHAGCFSMKLSFVLGAAGFTADEIKTDCVVTIDNGTITTSELTLRAKVPGIDEAKFKECAEEAKANCPVSKVLNCQITLDAALA
- a CDS encoding NADPH-dependent F420 reductase — encoded protein: MNIAIIGAGKNTEALAEGLANAGHDVFIGLKDTETYISPKLLTFENIFLVSVEDAARESDIIVITTPANEIREVAYMLGDVRRKTIADLSSFNFVRAVSYSNTHNVIKAITNCRNLVKCYNVTGYEDLVNPDFIGATTDMFMAGDSKKSKEVVKLLARDLGFIDCCDFGDGDTVPMLDEMSNCWNNRAVKQKMEASLAYKLVRK